ttacttaatgatttttgttttatatcacttatccgtgcttagggaaactcacaaagagaaaatttaaatcgataaAATCTGACTtgtacccgcagctcttgtcaaatataatattctAGATACATGGCGCCGgctcaatttaagagccacgctcttgtcggtgcagctacttttttagggaaaatagggcagtggtttccctcttgccttccgccccgcagtactctgtctgctGCAAGGGGCAAGGACGAggcgaacaggaattgccccagtggagggcagagaagatgactctgtcccccctagGGCCTGGTTAATGGTCTtttatggaaccaagaccaaaggcATTGATGtaacatagataaaaaaaaaacgcatggAGGAAGATCCGGTGGAGTAATGCTTAACACGCTCGCTCGTcttggcttgacaagagctcgCGTTCAAGTCGAAATAGCGGTTCAAGAAGAAACATTTTCGAATTACATTTTCTCTTCAAAAAATCTTTGTAGTAAATAAACCTGCTAGAGAAACCAATCAACAATTTGATTGAATTTTAAACTTGGTGAGAGCTCTCAGGGTTTCCCATCCGGTCAAGTAGTGTATGACGTCTGAAGAAAAATACACAAGATAAGACAAACAAACCAAATTAagaagacaaaataaataatagtcatCAATgagaaaagttttatttataccGTATGACATAATATAGTATCAATAACTATTTATGCAGAGACGtaagttataaaaaaagttaaaaacccCAGTGGTCATATAGCAGATTTTTTTATCATgcaaaatatgtatttaattatatcaATTAGCAAGAAAAGCTTCAATAGTATTCTTGATGCTAATTTGGATTTGAAGAGTAATAAATATAGAAAAACTTACCATGGAACTTTTTTGTATAGGATTTGCCACAAAGGTTCTAAATGTTACGTAGGTGACTATTAAATTAACACAGTCTAGGGTATAGCATAATCAcgaaaaatactaataataaccTACATAAACATCTGTGATACATGTCTTTATAGTATCgaatttataataatgtatgtcCTTGTTCCAGGTTGATGTCCAAGAAATATCAGCAATATTGTTATCATCAACAATTCTTACTTTGACTTTCGTCATACCCATGCAGTCTCTACACAAACTGTTCACTTTCTCATTCAAATCTGAAGGTCAAGAAGAAAGCAAAGACGAAGAAAAAGAATCTGAAGAAAAAGCAGAAGATCCAGATCAGGAAAAGGAGATAGATCAAAATCACGTTGATATAGAAGAAGTAACAGAAGTCCCACAATCAAGAAGCAGACAAAGTTTTCTTGCGCATAGAGAAGTTCTAGAAGAAATCCCAGAAGCAGAAGTGGAATATGAAATGCAAAGAGAAAAGAATGATGGTCTCGAAGAAATTTTAGAGGAagaggaagaagaagatgaGGAGATGGCGAATCACATAGATGAGGAAGATTTAGAAATTATTGAGGAAGAAGGTGGTGAAGACTTTTGGGAGGACCGAGAAGAAGGGTATACTCCAAGAAGATCTTATGTGAGAGAGGAAGATGGAGATGAATGGGAGTGGACGAATAGTGGCAGTGGAAGAGGAGCTCAATACTATCGGTACTCAAGATAacgttgtttttgtttattatttaaattaataaatccctatttgagtttttaatatatattttatgcatATGCCTTTGGATAATGATACCTAATGATATTTATAGGTGCGTGaattataaagttttttttattacgacgGCTTCTTTTAAAAACGActcttataaagaaaaaaacacagataaaaacgtacaaaacaaaagcaaataaaCAACAGCAGTGAATAAGTTCTTGAATcaatataacaatttttttcaaattgtttctaGAAGGAACTAGCTAGTCTAGACTGTTCACCgtatcataatcataaactgcTTAATTCACGACTAAAGGTCAACTAAAGCCTACAATTTTGAACAAAGGCTATGAGCTATTATAAGCTGTTCATTCACCTACCGCTAGGTACAAACTAGTTTTTTTCCACATcaattatgtataatttataacaatattcatttTTGTGCCGCGATGTTGAGTTTATTTTTAaccgaaatatttttaaaactatcaaTAAATCTCTCATGATCCTTGTATGTGTCTCGAAGTTTTTTGAAGAACAAACCAGACGAAAATAACGTCTACTTACAATAAGGACAGGTTTGTTACTACCGTCTCTCGCTTTATACTGTCCAAGTTTTCTAAAACTCCTGAACACACTTCAAACTTATAATGAAGGTCAAGTATAGCTCAAGTTCGTATTTCAGCTAGaagtaaaaagaaacatatttcTGGCTTGGTACCTACTCGTAGAAGCTTTTCATTCATAAAAGAAAATTTAGCCATAAAAATTGACAGTAGCATCGCCTCCTGTTACATGGGacctaaacatagctggcgaaaagTGGCTGCACTATAACACCTttgtctaccccttcggagatacaggtgtgatgctttGTTCAAAAATAACTAAGCGGTTGTGTGATATCTCCAACATCATCATCCCCCGTTGTCACGGGGTCTATttagctaacctgaagatttgacaggttttttacaggagcaactgcctgactgaccttccaacccgtcaAGGGAAAATTAGCCCTGTGCAGGTGTAAAGGATTTCTGTTTTTATAGCTCTTACCCGtctttaggtttaggtttttaAAATAAGCTAATATATCATCTATAcagcctccggttgattgagggaaggattgtgcccagcagtaggtcGTATATACGTAGGCTGttcatgtttatgttatgttaaggtgTCGTCCTTGCGATAAGTTGTAACTGTAGACTTACTCGATCGGTCTgagaaatattagtactcaatatttcaGATAGCGCCggcggcgtcggcttaatggcGATATTATGGAtcaatggttaacacgctcgtctgggcttgacaagagctgtggtttcaagtcccgtccgagtcagatttttcgatttaattttcacttCGTAGAAGTGAACTGGCTGGAGGCAAGAGAGAAacaactgccctattttttccctaaaaagtagcatggagaatgttataccaacaagagcgtggctcttaaattagtgatgtgatgagaaGTAAACTAGGATAACAGCATGTCTAACTTATTGGATATTATAATTACTAGCCGTGAGGCAGTAACTAGTTACTACAGTTCATGTCTATTCTAAAGGGTAATTTAGGAAAAACTCTATATTGACTCTGGTTTGGGTATAAGAACAGCACAGCGCTCTGGTTATCCTAGGAATCCGATCTCTCAGAAAGATCTAAGAGGGGAccgtgcccagtagtgggctgtatatagactgtttatctAATTTGCCATCTTCTTTATTCATAGTTTTACAACCGGATTTCAAGGCTGAGGTATTTCGTATAAAGCAATAAAGAAGAACGTTGACCCTAAGCCCTGCATATTAATTGCACGGCTCAAGGCTAGCCGGTATCGTTTCGAAATCGAAAGTAAAACTTACGTATTTAAATCAAATCCATAATAGTATTATTAGTCTATAAAAGTATGCGTAGTTTGGTGGTCGATAGGAAATGGTTGACAAGGTTAAATACTATATGGTGCGGACAAGTGAACGGAACCATAACCAGAAATTATATCTAACTCCTACACGATTTAGACGATGGAACTTTAACCAAAACGGCTAGGTACCGTTTTGTAGAATATAcaaagatacataaactcacgcctatttcccatcggggtaagcagatactatggaattccatttgcttcgatcctgacgcacttctcttgcttcatccatattcattaatcgtttcatacacgcacgccggatcagagtagattgtactgaaccttttctaaggacatatccaCTTTGGTTCCAATTCTAAGGTttgtagtaagtagtaactaatAAGAGATAAGATTGTAGTAACTGTTCTCTCAGTTCTCTGTtctctgaggagctcggtggcgcagccgttaacgcgctcggtctgcgattgttgaagtaagcCAACtttcggtcataggatgggtgaccacaaaaaaaaatcatctcgccctcctccgtgtttcggaaggcacgttaagccgttggtcccggctgcattagcagtcgttaataaccatcaatccgcaatgggcccgcgtggtggtttaaggcccgatctccctatccatccatagagaaggcccgtgccccagcagtgaggacgttaatgggctgatgacgatgaacTGTTCTCTAATGATCTTCCAttgttcttcttctctcgtgtatgttgtgaggtcaatgaccgatatcatcaactctgatgtcagggttactattgagccattCATGGCCTATgtaacatacttaagtaaataatagtaatagtaaTCATAGTAGTAATAGTgtagtaatagtaataatactagtagtagtagtgttaaTAACAGCCGGGACGGACTGCTTAACTTACCCTCTGAAGAATGGATAACCTTACTTCCGGAGAATCGGGTAATTAGCTTGCTCCTAATCAAATTAGGAACGAAGTTGTTAGGATTCGAATACTGGACCCCCGAATCGCGAAaccaacgctaaaccactggatcacaaaTGCCGTTCCTCATtcaaagttaatatttattggcTTTGTTTTGACTGTTATGGCTGCCTGCGTAACTTCATTGGCAGTTATTACGCAAGGGCTGATAAATGACAACATCGGATCACAGTGGGATGTATCGCACCTTATATGCAAACGTACAATAAGTCAGGCTGAAACAAAATACGCCAAATTTTAAGACACTACCACTACCATTTTCCTCATTTTCAAATCTTTGATAATGTAGACGGCTTACATTCAATAATGTATCTCCCTAGCAATATCTCGTTTtgcacagggttcgcttacctaacctgaagatttgacaggcccggttttttacagaaacgactgcctgtctgaccttccaacccgcgaagggaaaaccagcctaaaacaggttaagtcacacacctccgaaaatacattcaataatgcaaaTATTTAAAATGGCAAATGTTAATAGATGAACTCTATACGATTTCCTGTACTTACAAGTAATAAAAACTTGATTTGGAAGATTCTGCggaacaaatttacacaaaggCATTTAGGTCGCATTCACACAGTTGACCAAAGGATTATCTCCTGTCCAATGAACTTTGCTAATGGACTATCAATATCGCCGATAGACTGGCAACATGTCTCCATAGGATTCATCATAAATCTATCTTAGGACCTCAACACTAAGTGCAGATTGATTTGAATTTTCAGGGACAAAAGAATCGGTGTATGCCAGGTGTCTTTGCTACAAGCTATCAGTGGCGCTGCCTATCCCGATAGGTGTGAGCTGTTTTTGTAATTCTAAGGACCTTATGTCACTAGGACActatggtcttcttctatcgtgtgggttgtgagatagtttcccaaccccatcaaccttagtgtcagggttactattgagccgccaatggcccctgacatgactcaaataacgactactaacttacatcagtaagtagtaaccgggaccaacggcttaacgtgccttctaaagcacggatcagcttactttcggacaatcaggtgatcagcctgtaatgtcctaactaaactagggatcacaaagtgatttttgtgatatgtccccaccgcaatgggaacccgggacctccggatcgtaagcccaacactcaacgactggaccaccgaggccgccACTATGATGGAGCATTATGGTGAAACCACCACAATCACCCCACTAACAAAAATGCAGTTGACACTTGGTGAGATAGCCCTAACTCAGCATGGAACAttctacatttttctttactaTTCCTGACCTACCGCcacaattatttattcgtaggccACAATCAAGAATATAATAACTTTGGTTACGTCTCAAGTAATTTTAAGACCTATACAAATAACTCTATATAACGCCAATTAATACTGTAAGGTTGgtactaaaatgtatttttattaccttTAAAAGCTTTATTGatgattttaatataaattcttCAACATTAATTACTCTAATATTCGCTTTTAATAATCGGAGTAAATAACCTGAGATATTTAAGTACATCAAAATTGTTTCAGATACTTATTTGTTGTAATATGAGAcaattcaaatagcaatatttattacttgtttcgttggctcaataaagtatataggAATATAGAggttcaatttaaaaaaaggcATTTAAAAGTCGTTAAAGTATGTTTTTACTGTGCTCATAAGTAGTTAATTAAAACACAGCACGATTATATTAAACTTACGAAATCATAGCTAATAATTTTGTCCATAACtagtataaaaactttttgctaTTAAACTTAACAAAGACAAAGGCTAGTTCAGCACACAGCCTTATGAACGATACCTACGTAACGGACCGGGTCGGGGCAGCCTAGCCTACGGACAAACTAAGGCTTCAGTCTGTTTGTATAAGCGTCTCGCGCGCACGTCGCCATGATCTCGATCGGCGCGCTCCTCACGGTCGCGTGCGCCTGCGCAGCCGCCGCGGACATCAAGTCCGAACTACTCAACAACACGCACATCGACAAACGAGTCATCAAACGGCTCACTTCCTTCCTCGAGTCCAACAAGACCTTAGACAGGCGAGACATAGCCCTTTTAAATCGAACCGCTCATTACTTAGATCTTGATGAGAAATTGGTGACAAAGTTGATAGATTATGTGAAGGAGAATGGGACGGTTGACACTAGTGTTTTGTCTCAAGTCACCCCTTCGAGTTATACGTACGAGGATAGTGCGGGGAAGCGGGAAAATTCTGTAGTCGGGGCAGTGGAGGAGTCCCCAGACTACGCATCATCAGTGGTGCTTGCAAGTGATCTCCTGTCTCTGACCAATGCCGTGGCTAGAGTAGACCACGAGGCGTGCCGGGAGCAAGGATACAGATTCCTGGATGGATTGCTGATGAATAAACGATGGGCGTTGAAGAGTaagtaattttatcattacGTTTTAAAGtcttgtgttgtgttgtgttccGATAGTGTGGTTTTCAGCTAATGTAGCGCAATATGAAgagcaatataatattttatttatgaacgtAGAGATAGATTATGATTTAGATTCTTCTAAGACAAAGGAAGAATCGTAATCATTGTAAGTATTACAATAACAAGTAGGTCACAAACATGAAAAATAGCTTTGTCAACATTTTGTTTCCTCGTTGAACGACAATCGTTTTGATTATGCTGCTAATTTTGCttaataaaatatgtaccaCGTTGGTTTAGAATTGCAGTTGCGTTgacatttgaaaataataattttatcaaataaaGGTACGGTGATTagaactacaaataaaaaatataatccaatcataaatataatttttcaaAATCAGCTTTAAATTTCCAAAACTACTAAACAAATCGACAGTCAcagaaatgaataaaaatacatattaaaaacaaaacaagcaaACCTCACAacgtaaataatttacaaaGACGCAAAGACGATTTACACGAGAAGGACTAGAATGACCATAAAGATCATTGACAGTTGCAACCTGACCATGGAGGTTACGGTTCCAGACATCATAGCACGTTTCTTAAGGGTATTCTCAGTGTCAGTCATGGTCGCGTTGATAAGGTCCACGTAGTTGAAGAGAGTGGTGAACACGCTGGTAGCTCCTTCAGCTGGCGTGGACCGAGATGTTGCACATTCCAACGGCCCCATGGATGTCACTCCTATCTATATTGAAGAATATTTCATTATAAAGGTTACAGGACATTATCCTTGTATGGACGAAGAGAAAAAGGTTACTGGTAGCAGAAACTAAACAAATAAGGATACAATTATACTGATTTCAATGATATTGAGGAggaagtggaattctctgccgtcttctgtatttctgaATGCTGAAGCCGGGGAGTACTTGACATGAGAAACGACATCTAAAGATATCTGGTGAGATTTGGGGGGGTGGGGGGGAGTcaatgttcttcttctatcgtgtgggttgtgaggtggattaccaaacccatcaaccctggtgtcagggttactattgagccgccaaagacccctgacatggctcatataacgattactaaGTTagctacatcagtaagtggtaaccgggaccaacggcttaacgtgcctaccgacgcacggatcatcttactttcggacaatcaggtgatcagcctttaatgtcctaaccaaactagggatcacaaagtgatttttgtgatatgtcctcatcgggattagaacccggaacctccggatcgtgtgcccaacgctcaaaccactggaccacgggggccgtcTCTATGTTAAAAGATGATGATTATACCTGTATACCACGATACACAACCGGGCCTCCCGAATCCCCGGAGCAGACGCCTCGTTCAGTTTTGCTGGCACTGGACATCCCGCATACACAGTGGAACCATGCTCCACGCTCACAGAAGGTTAATTGCAGCTTTACCGCAAATAATTCCTCACCAGAAGACCTGAGTACTGTCTCCGTACGACCGAAGCCCATTACCTGGATGCAAAAAGTTATAATGCGACTATGCTGGCGACGTGCTGACCATATGATTAGCTCGTCGTGTCACCAACAAAAATGCAGGTGACACCTGGTGGAGTGCCCTAAGTCAGCATGGAACATTCTATGTTTTGCATTTGACGAACATAATTATGCTCGTTATCTGCATTTTATGACTCGATATCAAACGTGGCtggaagttgtcttctgatcGCTTGTGCTTTGCCCGCTCTTGTATTAAGAATTATATTTGAGTCGTTTTTTCTCCTTAGccataatcagaatttcataattaagaAACTTAGAAAATACCTACGTACCATTACTTCTTGTTTATCAAGTTGCGATGGGTTGAACTTCCGTAGGGACGAGATGGGTTCTATGGGGGTGCGCAGGATCATTGGGTCACGAGACCTGAGTAGACCCAGGTCGTGATGAAGCAGAGTTACGTCCATACCACGACCCTCGTCTTCTTGCACCACTTTGTAGCTAAAAAACAACTTTTAAATTTTACGCTGTGTATCGTTGATATGGCGTCctctcatcatctccttagcgttatccatTTTCTCACGAGGTTCGCTTATCTAAACATAAGATTTGaaaggtccagttttttacagaagcgactgcctgtctgaccttcctgtccgcgaaaagaaaaccagtctaatacaggttaggtcacatacctcggaaacgcatttcccaagaatgtgggtttcctgacgatgttttccttcaccgctgagaacgtgataatcatttataatccaaacattcattaaaaaacaaattctaaaatcattggtttaggcccgtgctgggattcgaaactACGACCTCATGAGAGTCAAggagctttggcggctcaataaatgACCGTTACATGAATCAGGGTTGATGAAATTGATTATTGATCTCAAGACCCATACGCGAGAAGAAAATGACTTGTGATTCCGTCCACTTCTTTAGGCTCAAACCCGTGAGTTATAAGTTTAAGTACTAAAAATaacggcatccgtggtccagtgattgagcgttgggctcacgatccggaggccagGAGTTCggagttcgaatcctggtggggacatatcacaaaaaatcactttatgatccctagtttggttaggacattacagattgatcacctgattgtccgaaaagtaagattatccgtgctttggaaggcatgttaagctgttggtcccagttactacttactgatgtaagtatgtagtcgttacatgattcatgtcaggggtctttggcggctcaataataaccctgataccagggttgataaggctggtattccggccatctcacaatccacacgataagtacTTAAACTGAAGTTCATTTTTTTACTTCTCCCGTGCACAATGCGGACATAAGTGTGCATGTTTTATACTGTGTCAGCTTGTGACACGCGACTGTTTAGGAAACCGGTCAATTCTAGCAGCTGCGAATTTATATGTGGATTTTACCGTAACCGGTTGAGCAGCATTCAACTGAGTGGGACTACCTGATCTATATTATTGGGGTTTTAGATTATTCGCAACATATCGTAGCCCCAATTTCATACCCGTCTTAGGACTAAGTCAACATAACCTAGTATCTTGTATCTCCGAAGGCGTAGGCAGAGAAGGGGTAGGTACATTCCCTCCTCGCCAGATATGATTAAGTCCTTTGCAATAGGGGGCgatcctattgccattaaccgggctcaaatcctagacctacgtgataataattatctatgatccaaataagaATTCAATCTCTAAGCGAATTTAATGGTTTACTGCCCACGCATTTGGGAACCCGAACTGTGATgcaagtcaagcgttcttcacATATGGCGGGTTATCACGGATCTTGGACGATTGatgaagcaaatgtaattccatagtctctgcttaccccgatggggaatagacttgagtttatgtatatatgttggACTCAATACCAAGTATGTATGCATGTTGTCTTCTAGTAATTTGGGGCTCTAACTACCCTTATAGAGATGATGGGCGTGAGTTGTGTTTGTTATATAACACAGTGAGCAGAAGACATACTTCATCTGTCGTATCGATGAAGAAATTGGCTCACATTCATGTTGCTAGGCCATAACAGGTTAAACGTCCTGCCTAACGGCTAAGTGTCTTTTGGTTGCctcatttatataaaaatataaatcataAAACTGGCTTTCTTATCGTTAATGATGGAAAAATATTGCTGATCGAAGGCTCTACTGATTTGAGTCAGTAATTGTGATGGACCAGTGAACTGGTCATACAGGGACGTAAATTACAATATGTATTATTGGTCGTCGCTTTAT
The genomic region above belongs to Pectinophora gossypiella chromosome 4, ilPecGoss1.1, whole genome shotgun sequence and contains:
- the LOC126366315 gene encoding chymotrypsin-1-like: MKTLIVLTIFVLADCKNQGSRYGFFRSMERESSDGDTRRVFGGEAADLSAYPAAAALLDRYWTTRCSGAVIASHWALTAAHCVTSRVAYIKYNTRHPTSTDGDHSPVLYLYRHPNYKVVQEDEGRGMDVTLLHHDLGLLRSRDPMILRTPIEPISSLRKFNPSQLDKQEVMVMGFGRTETVLRSSGEELFAVKLQLTFCERGAWFHCVCGMSSASKTERGVCSGDSGGPVVYRGIQIGVTSMGPLECATSRSTPAEGATSVFTTLFNYVDLINATMTDTENTLKKRAMMSGTVTSMVRLQLSMIFMVILVLLV